Proteins encoded by one window of Streptacidiphilus sp. PB12-B1b:
- a CDS encoding MarR family winged helix-turn-helix transcriptional regulator, with protein MELSASASALVEAGPVAAGNAGNAGNTGAATAAEAATGMGEEISRFMRQINAMRQRMRDDPGVGDRLLLGRLVLGGPRRATDLAADTFLDLSTVSRQIRCLVDSGLVRRTPDPDDRRGALLSATAAGVTAYQHFRDQRNEHLARIFDAWPPEDRHQLVRLFGRFNDDFAENYHRLSAGQAGATPPAAAAAAQQGEHA; from the coding sequence ATGGAGCTGTCCGCATCCGCGAGCGCACTCGTCGAGGCAGGGCCCGTCGCAGCCGGGAACGCCGGGAACGCCGGGAACACCGGGGCGGCGACGGCGGCCGAGGCGGCCACCGGGATGGGTGAGGAGATCAGCCGGTTCATGCGGCAGATCAACGCCATGAGACAGCGGATGCGGGACGACCCCGGCGTCGGCGATCGGCTGCTGCTGGGGCGGCTGGTCCTCGGCGGCCCGCGCCGCGCCACCGACCTGGCCGCGGACACCTTCCTGGACCTGTCCACCGTCAGCCGGCAGATCCGCTGCCTGGTCGACTCCGGCCTGGTCCGGCGCACGCCCGATCCGGACGACCGGCGGGGCGCGCTGCTGTCGGCGACGGCGGCCGGCGTCACCGCGTACCAACACTTCCGGGACCAGCGCAACGAGCACCTGGCCCGGATCTTCGACGCCTGGCCGCCCGAGGACCGCCACCAGCTGGTCCGCCTGTTCGGGCGCTTCAACGACGACTTCGCAGAGAACTACCACCGGCTGTCCGCCGGGCAGGCGGGGGCGACACCCCCGGCGGCGGCAGCGGCAGCACAGCAAGGAGAGCACGCGTGA
- a CDS encoding uridine kinase: MQVRPLTVDALADTVTERTAQLAPPEGGRLRIAVDGAPAARTAALADAVADRLRLLGRPAQRISAEDFLRPASLRLEYGHQDPDAYYDGWLDANALFREVFDPLEPGGSGLVLPALRDARSDRAVRAAPVALPPGGVLVLDGPLLLGRWFPLDLAVHLHLSPAALARRTAPEEQWTLPAFARYEQETRPGEAADLVVRADDPRRPALVID, translated from the coding sequence GTGCAGGTCCGCCCGCTCACCGTCGACGCCCTCGCCGACACCGTCACCGAGCGCACCGCACAGCTGGCGCCGCCCGAGGGCGGACGGCTGCGCATCGCCGTGGACGGCGCCCCGGCCGCGCGTACCGCGGCGCTCGCCGACGCGGTCGCCGACCGGCTGCGACTGCTCGGCCGCCCGGCCCAGCGGATCAGCGCCGAGGACTTCCTGCGCCCGGCCTCGCTGCGGCTGGAGTACGGCCACCAGGACCCGGACGCGTACTACGACGGCTGGCTGGACGCCAATGCCCTGTTCCGCGAGGTGTTCGACCCGCTGGAGCCGGGCGGCAGCGGGCTCGTGCTGCCGGCGCTGCGCGACGCCCGCTCGGACCGGGCGGTACGGGCGGCGCCGGTCGCGCTGCCGCCGGGCGGGGTGCTGGTGCTGGACGGGCCGCTGCTGCTGGGCCGCTGGTTCCCGCTGGACCTGGCCGTCCACCTGCATCTGAGCCCGGCGGCGCTGGCCCGGCGGACGGCGCCCGAGGAGCAGTGGACGCTGCCGGCCTTCGCCCGCTACGAGCAGGAGACCCGCCCGGGCGAGGCGGCCGACCTGGTGGTCCGGGCGGACGACCCGCGCCGTCCGGCTCTGGTGATCGACTGA
- a CDS encoding ArsI/CadI family heavy metal resistance metalloenzyme, whose product MSRVQLALRVADLEGSIAFYAKLFGAEPAKRRPGYANFAIDEPPLKLVLIEGEPGQDTRLDHLGVEVGTSDQVTAATDRLKDAGLATFEENDTACCYALQDKVWVTGPGREPWEVYVVKADADTLGTSADSAPEACCGTTACCTPDEQALNPTRTPAEAKAAAGCACAN is encoded by the coding sequence ATGTCCCGTGTTCAGCTCGCCCTTCGCGTCGCCGACCTCGAAGGCTCCATCGCCTTCTACGCCAAGCTGTTCGGTGCCGAGCCCGCCAAGCGCCGCCCCGGGTATGCCAACTTCGCCATTGACGAGCCTCCGCTCAAGCTCGTCCTGATCGAGGGCGAGCCCGGCCAGGACACCCGCCTTGACCACCTCGGCGTCGAGGTCGGCACCAGCGACCAGGTCACCGCCGCCACCGACCGACTCAAGGACGCCGGCCTGGCCACCTTCGAGGAGAACGACACCGCCTGCTGCTACGCCCTGCAGGACAAGGTCTGGGTCACCGGACCCGGCAGGGAGCCCTGGGAGGTCTACGTCGTCAAGGCCGACGCCGACACCCTCGGCACGAGCGCCGACAGCGCCCCGGAAGCCTGCTGCGGCACCACCGCCTGCTGCACCCCCGACGAACAGGCACTCAACCCCACCCGGACCCCCGCCGAGGCCAAGGCCGCAGCAGGCTGCGCCTGCGCCAACTGA
- a CDS encoding DUF6479 family protein: MYLLATPFTGAEAVTIGVVIGVVVVLALTLTFVLGARRREREPAPDLEPRAPHRDSWATHPSTPGRAPHGDPDAPGHHT; this comes from the coding sequence ATGTATCTGCTGGCAACACCGTTCACGGGGGCGGAGGCGGTGACGATCGGCGTCGTGATCGGGGTGGTCGTGGTGCTCGCGTTGACGCTGACGTTCGTGCTCGGGGCGCGGCGCAGGGAGAGGGAGCCCGCGCCGGATCTGGAGCCGCGGGCGCCGCACCGGGATTCGTGGGCCACACACCCCTCGACGCCCGGGCGCGCGCCGCACGGTGATCCGGACGCCCCCGGGCACCACACCTGA
- a CDS encoding MDR family MFS transporter has product MSGTSTAPPISEQSGLSHRQILTILSGLMMGMFLASLDQTIVSTAIRTIADDLNGLSEQAWTTTAYLITSTIATPLYGKLSDLYGRKPFFLAAISIFVTGSIACTFSTSMIELAGFRAFQGIGAGGLMSLALAIIGDIVPPRERARYQGYILAVFATSSVLGPLVGGFLAGQGEILGIAGWRWVFLVNVPIGMVALVVVAKVLNVPHTRREHRIDWWGAVTIALGVVPLLLVAEQGQSWGWTSGRSLACFAVGIVGVIAWILVERQMGDDALIPMRLFRGRVFSQTSMLSVLVGAGMFGAMLMIPQYLQIVKGASPTMSGLMMLPLMLGMMTASIATGQMISRTGHYKIFPVIGTALMTVAMVLFQFEVQWNTPLAETMAYMLLFGVGLGFTMQTLTLSVQNAVPPQDMGVATASATFFRQLGATAGTAVFLSVLFSNVGGKIQSAFTAAAGTPAFQAAVHNQAVMADPNNRPVVEMLKHPDATGGGASAVLNDSSFIQKLTAVFADPFKQGFADSMHTVFFLGAIVTAVAFVLVLFIKEVPLRKVSALQARAQDAAAAERDGAAAQEPEWMPEEPVI; this is encoded by the coding sequence GTGAGCGGGACGTCCACAGCACCGCCCATATCCGAACAGTCCGGCCTGAGCCACCGGCAGATCCTCACCATCCTCAGCGGTCTGATGATGGGGATGTTCCTGGCCTCGCTGGACCAGACGATCGTCAGCACCGCCATCCGCACCATCGCCGACGACCTGAACGGTCTGAGTGAGCAGGCGTGGACCACCACCGCCTACCTGATCACCTCCACCATCGCCACCCCGCTGTACGGCAAGCTCTCCGACCTCTACGGGCGCAAGCCGTTCTTCCTCGCGGCGATCAGCATCTTCGTCACCGGCTCGATCGCCTGCACCTTCTCCACCTCGATGATCGAGCTGGCCGGGTTCCGGGCGTTCCAGGGCATCGGCGCCGGCGGTCTGATGTCGCTGGCGCTGGCCATCATCGGCGACATCGTGCCGCCGCGTGAGCGGGCCCGCTACCAGGGCTACATCCTCGCCGTGTTCGCCACCTCCAGCGTCCTCGGACCGCTGGTCGGCGGCTTCCTCGCCGGCCAGGGCGAGATCCTCGGCATCGCCGGGTGGCGCTGGGTGTTCCTGGTGAACGTGCCCATCGGCATGGTCGCGCTGGTCGTCGTCGCCAAGGTGCTGAACGTGCCGCACACCCGCCGCGAGCACCGCATCGACTGGTGGGGCGCGGTGACCATCGCCCTGGGCGTCGTCCCGCTGTTGCTGGTCGCCGAGCAGGGGCAGAGCTGGGGCTGGACCTCGGGCCGCTCGCTGGCCTGCTTCGCCGTCGGCATCGTCGGCGTGATCGCCTGGATCCTGGTCGAGCGCCAGATGGGCGACGACGCGCTGATCCCGATGCGGCTGTTCCGGGGCCGGGTCTTCAGCCAGACCAGCATGCTGTCCGTGCTGGTCGGCGCCGGGATGTTCGGCGCGATGCTGATGATCCCGCAGTACCTGCAGATCGTGAAGGGCGCCAGCCCGACCATGTCCGGTCTGATGATGCTGCCGCTGATGCTGGGCATGATGACCGCGTCCATCGCCACCGGCCAGATGATCTCCCGGACCGGGCACTACAAGATCTTCCCGGTGATCGGCACGGCGCTGATGACCGTGGCCATGGTGCTGTTCCAGTTCGAGGTGCAGTGGAACACGCCGCTGGCCGAGACCATGGCCTACATGCTGCTGTTCGGCGTCGGCCTGGGCTTCACCATGCAGACGCTGACGCTGTCGGTGCAGAACGCGGTCCCGCCGCAGGACATGGGCGTCGCCACCGCCTCGGCCACCTTCTTCCGGCAGTTGGGCGCCACCGCCGGTACGGCGGTCTTCCTGTCGGTGCTGTTCAGCAATGTCGGCGGGAAGATCCAGTCGGCCTTCACCGCGGCGGCCGGCACCCCGGCGTTCCAGGCGGCGGTGCACAACCAGGCGGTCATGGCCGACCCGAACAACCGGCCGGTGGTGGAGATGCTCAAGCACCCGGACGCCACCGGGGGCGGCGCGTCGGCGGTGCTCAACGACTCGTCCTTCATCCAGAAGCTGACCGCGGTGTTCGCCGACCCCTTCAAGCAGGGCTTCGCCGATTCCATGCACACCGTGTTCTTCCTCGGCGCGATCGTGACCGCGGTGGCCTTCGTCCTGGTGCTGTTCATCAAGGAGGTGCCGCTGCGCAAGGTGTCCGCGCTGCAGGCCCGCGCCCAGGACGCGGCGGCGGCCGAGCGGGACGGCGCGGCCGCGCAGGAGCCGGAGTGGATGCCGGAGGAGCCCGTCATCTGA
- a CDS encoding histone deacetylase → MHAARLACYLSGGRPPGGARTYPGCRDPRPPARTLPVTLPGRLYFALESAVWTGGMAFYDPFDPGTMPARAYLVTVEQFADVAAQEMHREPGGELDLSGVLSGGRAVLGPGRYETLVCPGLLEGRPVLTFTAGCRSAEAELNAPSAGYLRHLSAGLREAHGWGCGAARSTWPGGPVRRACGRRRMWRASAVRRAARVRRASRGVGVSRVRAVLRAGGERGCRAGVEV, encoded by the coding sequence ATGCACGCCGCCCGGCTGGCCTGCTACCTCTCCGGCGGCCGGCCGCCGGGCGGGGCGCGGACCTACCCGGGGTGCCGTGATCCGCGTCCGCCCGCCCGTACGCTGCCGGTGACGCTGCCCGGCCGGCTCTACTTCGCGCTGGAGTCCGCGGTGTGGACCGGCGGCATGGCCTTCTACGATCCGTTCGATCCGGGCACCATGCCGGCCCGGGCATACCTGGTCACGGTGGAGCAGTTCGCGGACGTCGCGGCGCAGGAGATGCACCGGGAGCCGGGCGGGGAGCTGGACCTGTCCGGGGTGCTGTCCGGCGGGCGGGCGGTGCTGGGGCCGGGCAGGTACGAGACGCTGGTCTGCCCGGGGCTGCTGGAGGGGCGCCCGGTGCTGACCTTCACTGCGGGCTGCCGCAGCGCCGAAGCGGAGCTGAATGCGCCGTCCGCCGGGTATCTGCGCCACCTGTCCGCGGGACTGCGGGAGGCGCACGGCTGGGGGTGCGGCGCTGCGCGGAGTACCTGGCCGGGCGGCCCGGTGCGGCGGGCGTGTGGACGGCGGCGGATGTGGCGGGCGTCGGCGGTGCGGCGGGCAGCGAGGGTGCGGCGGGCGTCGCGGGGGGTGGGGGTATCGCGGGTGCGGGCGGTGCTGCGGGCGGGGGGTGAGCGGGGCTGCCGGGCGGGGGTCGAGGTGTAG
- a CDS encoding aldo/keto reductase, with protein MTSSRSSRIGSSDLTVFPLALGGNVFGWTADEQQSYAVLDAFTAAGGDFVDTADVYSTWAPGNQGGESETIIGAWMAARGNRDSVVVATKVGAHPDYRGLEGANITAATEQSLRRLGTDRIDLLYTHYDDVDTPIEEIVTALDGLVRSGKVRHVAASNISADRLTAALEFAQREGLAPYVAVQPLYNLVARDAYEGELAAVATRFGLSAIPYYGLAAGFLTGKYRVGGPAVDSPRADGAGKYLRTPRGPKVLEALDSVAADHRAEPATVALAWLAAQPTVAAPIASARTLEQLPALLAFPELELSADQLALLDAASR; from the coding sequence TCGCCCTCGGCGGCAACGTCTTCGGCTGGACCGCGGACGAGCAGCAGTCCTACGCCGTCCTCGACGCCTTCACCGCGGCCGGCGGCGACTTCGTCGACACCGCCGACGTGTACTCCACCTGGGCGCCCGGTAACCAGGGCGGCGAGTCCGAGACCATCATCGGCGCGTGGATGGCCGCACGCGGCAACCGCGACTCCGTCGTCGTCGCCACCAAGGTCGGCGCCCACCCCGACTACCGGGGCCTCGAGGGCGCGAACATCACCGCCGCCACCGAACAGTCGCTGCGCCGTCTGGGCACCGACCGCATCGACCTGCTGTACACCCACTACGACGACGTGGACACCCCGATCGAGGAGATCGTCACCGCACTGGACGGACTGGTCCGCTCCGGCAAGGTCCGGCACGTCGCCGCCTCCAACATCTCCGCGGACCGGCTCACCGCCGCCCTGGAGTTCGCCCAGCGCGAGGGCCTCGCCCCCTACGTCGCCGTCCAGCCCCTGTACAACCTGGTCGCCCGCGACGCCTACGAGGGCGAGCTCGCCGCCGTCGCCACCCGCTTCGGCCTCTCCGCCATCCCCTACTACGGCCTCGCCGCCGGCTTCCTCACCGGCAAGTACCGCGTCGGGGGCCCCGCCGTGGACAGCCCCCGCGCGGACGGAGCCGGCAAGTACCTGCGGACGCCGCGCGGCCCCAAGGTGCTGGAGGCCCTGGACAGCGTCGCCGCCGACCACCGGGCCGAGCCGGCGACGGTGGCCCTGGCCTGGCTGGCGGCCCAGCCGACCGTCGCCGCGCCCATCGCCAGCGCCCGCACCCTCGAGCAGCTTCCGGCCCTGCTGGCCTTCCCCGAGCTGGAGCTGAGCGCGGACCAGCTGGCGCTGCTGGACGCCGCCTCCCGCTGA
- the mscL gene encoding large conductance mechanosensitive channel protein MscL produces the protein MVLPAPKPGAEQSGEHIVKGFRSFLLRGNVVDLAVGIVVGAAFTAVVNGFVTAFLNPLIGVIAGQKGNFNNQVFKVEGASFPYGVFIGNVISFVLIASVVYFFVVLPINTLHARFAPKQEPLVTTKDCPECLSSVPLAATRCAFCTVELAPRSGVPQQGAVGR, from the coding sequence ATGGTGTTGCCCGCGCCGAAACCGGGCGCCGAACAGTCTGGAGAGCACATCGTGAAGGGCTTCCGCAGTTTCCTGCTGCGCGGAAACGTCGTCGACCTGGCCGTCGGTATCGTCGTTGGCGCGGCGTTCACGGCAGTCGTCAACGGCTTCGTCACCGCGTTCCTCAATCCGCTGATCGGTGTGATCGCGGGTCAGAAGGGCAACTTCAACAACCAGGTCTTCAAGGTCGAAGGCGCATCGTTCCCGTACGGCGTCTTCATCGGCAACGTGATCAGCTTCGTGCTGATCGCCAGCGTGGTGTACTTCTTCGTCGTCCTGCCGATCAACACCCTGCACGCCCGCTTCGCGCCGAAGCAGGAGCCGCTGGTGACGACCAAGGACTGCCCGGAATGCCTCAGCTCGGTCCCGCTGGCGGCCACCCGCTGCGCCTTCTGCACGGTGGAGCTGGCGCCGCGGAGCGGTGTGCCGCAGCAGGGCGCGGTAGGGCGCTGA